Proteins from a genomic interval of Spea bombifrons isolate aSpeBom1 chromosome 4, aSpeBom1.2.pri, whole genome shotgun sequence:
- the COPG2 gene encoding coatomer subunit gamma-2: protein MIKKFDKKDEESGSGTNPYQHLEKSAVLQEARLFNETPINPRRCLHILTKILYLLNQGEHFGTMEATEAFFAMTRLFQSNDQILRRMCYLTIKEMANISEDVIIVTSSLTKDMTGKEDVYRGPAIRALCSITDATMLQAIERYMKQAIVDKVPSVSSSALVSSLHMIKVSHDVVKRWINEAQEAASSDNIMVQYHALGLLYYLRKNDRLGVSKMLNKFTKSGLKSPFAYCMLIRIASRLLEESEEGHNSPLFDFIESCLRNKHEMVVYEAASAIIHLPNCTARELAPAVSVLQLFCSSPKPALRYAAVRTLNKVAMKHPSAVTACNLDLENLITDSNRSIATLAITTLLKTGSEGSVDRLMKQISTFVSEISDEFKVVVVQAISALCQKYPRKHTVMMTFLSNMLRDDGGFEYKRAIVDCIISIIEENPDSKESGLAHLCEFIEDCEHTVLATKILHLLGREGPRTPSPSKYIRFIFNRVVLENEAVRAAAVSALAKFGAQNECLLPSVLVLLQRCMMDSDDEVRDRATFYFNVLKQKQLALNAAYIFNGLTVSILGMEKALHQYTLEPSEKPFDIKSVPLATVPFMEQKTDLAPMTSKQPEKVVPARQDIYQEQLSAIPEFKNLGPLFKSSEPVQLTEAETEYFVRCIKHVFADHIVFQFDCTNTLNDQHLEKVTVQMEPSEAYEVIHYVPAQSLTYNQPGICYTLVRLPEDDPTAVSCTFNCTMKFVVKDCDPQTGVPDHEGYSDEYVLEDLEVTLADHIQKVLKPNFGAAWEEIDDVYEKEETFALSTTKTLEEAVTNIIKFLGMQPCERSDKVPENKNSHVLYLSGVYRGGHDVLVRSRLALADGVTMQVTVRSTDETPAEVIIASVG, encoded by the exons ATATCCTAACCAAGATTTTGTACTTGTTGAACCAG GGTGAGCACTTTGGAACAATGGAAGCTACTGAAGCATTTTTTGCAATGACCCGATTATTTCAGTCAAACGAT CAAATCTTGCGGCGGATGTGTTACCTTACTATTAAAGAAATGGCCAATATCTCAGAGGACGTCATTATTGTCACTAGCAG CCTGACCAAGGACATGACTGGAAAAGAAGATGTTTATAGGGGTCCAGCTATCCGAGCACTCTGCAGTATCACTGAC GCCACTATGCTGCAAGCTATTGAGAGGTATATGAAGCAAGCCATTGTGGATAAGGTTCCCAGTGTATCCAGCTCCGCACTGGTGTCTTCATTA caTATGATTAAAGTAAGCCATGATGTGGTGAAACGCTGGATCAACGAGGCTCAGGAAGCTGCATCTAGTGACAACATCATGGTACAG TATCATGCACTGGGACTCCTATACTACTTGCGAAAGAACGATCGGCTTGGTGTTTCCAAGATGCTTAACAAATTCACCAAATCTGGACTAAAATCTCCTTTTGCTTACTGTATGTTAATACGTATCGCTAGCCGACTTCTGGAGGAATCTGAAGAGGG aCACAACAGTCCTTTGTTTGATTTTATAGAGAGCTGCCTTAGAAACAAACATGAGATGGTGGTTTATGAAGCTGCCTCTGCCATCATCCATCTCCCTAACTGCACAGCAAGGGAGTTGGCACCTGCTGTATctg TCCTGCAGCTTTTCTGTAGCTCTCCTAAACCTGCTTTGAGGTATGCTGCTGTGAGGACGCTTAACAAG GTGGCAATGAAGCACCCATCTGCTGTTACTGCATGCAACCTGGACTTGGAGAACCTAATCACAGACTCTAACCGTAGCATTGCAACACTGGCTATCACCACACTTTTGAAAACTGGAAGTGAGGGCAGCGTGGACAGGCTCATGAAACAGATTTCAACCTTTGTGTCTGAAATCTCTGATGAGTTCAAA GTGGTTGTTGTGCAAGCTATCAGTGCCTTATGTCAGAAGTACCCACGGAAACATACTGTAATGATGACCTTCCTTTCAAACATGCTCAGGGATGAT GGGGGATTTGAGTATAAACGTGCAATTGTTGACTGCATTATCAGCATCATAGAGGAGAATCCAGACAGTAAGGAGTCCGGATTAGCCCATCTGTGTGAATTCATCGAGGACTGTGAGCACACGGTACTGGCTACCAAGATACTTCACTTGTTGGGCAGGGAAGGCCCAAGGACACCCAGCCCATCAAAGTACATCCGCTTTATCTTCAACAGGGTAGTTCTGGAGAATGAAGCTGTCAGAGCag CTGCAGTGAGTGCTCTGGCAAAGTTTGGTGCCCAGAATGAATGTCTCCTGCCCAGCGTCCTAGTTCTTTTACAGAG GTGCATGATGGACAGCGATGATGAGGTGCGGGACAGagcaacattttatttcaacgTGTTGAAGCAGAAACAGTTAGCGCTCAATGCTGCCTACATTTTCAATG GCCTGACTGTTTCTATACTTGGGATGGAGAAAGCCTTACACCAGTACACTCTGGAACCTTCAGAGAAACCATTTGACATTAAGAGTGTTCCCTTAGCCACTGTTCCTTTTATGGAACAAAAAACAG atcTGGCACCCATGACTAGTAAGCAACCTGAGAAAGTGGTGCCTGCCCGTCAAGACATCTACCAAG AACAACTGTCTGCCATACCTGAATTCAAGAACTTGGGTCCCCTTTTCAAATCCTCTGAACCCGTACAACTTACAGAAGCAGAAACAGAGTACTTTGTGCGCTGTATCAAACATGTATTTGCAGATCATATTGTATTCCAG TTTGACTGCACCAACACACTGAACGACCAGCACTTGGAGAAGGTAACTGTGCAAATGGAGCCATCAGAAGCTTACGAAGTGATTCACTACGTGCCCGCACAGAGCCTAACTTACAATCAGCCTGGAATCTGTTATACCCTAGTCAGGCTTCCTGAAGATGACCCTACCGCAG TGTCTTGCACTTTTAACTGTACAATGAAGTTTGTGGTCAAAGACTGTGACCCGCAAACTGGTGTACCAGACCACGAAGGCTACAGTGATGAATATGTG CTAGAAGACTTGGAGGTGACTCTTGCAGATCACATTCAGAAAGTGTTGAAGCCTAATTTTGGAGCCGCATGGGAAGAGATTGATGATGTGTATGAGAAAGAGGAAACCTTTGCCCTCAGCACAACAAAAACACTGGAAG AGGCTGTtacaaacatcattaaattcttGGGGATGCAGCCATGTGAGAGGTCTGATAAAGTGCCTGAGAACAAGAACTCCCATGTGCTATATCTCTCAG GTGTCTATAGAGGTGGTCATGATGTTCTGGTCAGATCTAGACTTGCCTTGGCTGATGGAGTCACCATGCAAGTTACAGTCAGAAGCACAGATGAAACTCCAGCTGAAGTCATTATAGCATCTGTAGGATAG